A window of Clostridioides sp. ES-S-0010-02 genomic DNA:
TAAAAGAAAGAATAGAAGAATTATATAGAGAAGATGTAGAAAATGGAACTATAATAATCGACATACTTAATCTTGATTTAATGGAAAATCAAGGACGTATACTTGTTGAGAAAGGTGCTCAAGCTATAATCGGCAGAGGAGGAGGTTATAGTTTAGTAATAGACACAGTAAGTGTACCTGTAATACCCATGAATATGAAATCAACCGACCTTCTAAGAGCAATAGAAATGGCAAAGCGATATTCTAAAAAAGTAGTATTAATACTTGGAGATAATGAAGTTTCTTTTGATTATGTTGGTTGGAGAAATGTCATAAGTACTGAAATAACTGAAGAATGGTTTGAATCTAAATACGAAATAAGAAGTAAGGTTGTAAAGTATATAGACCAAAAAGATGAAGTTGTAATAGTTGGTGGAGGTCTAGCGTGTTCTTTTGCGAGACAATATGGTATTGATAGTGTATTTGCAACTGCCAGTGACGAATCTATAAGAGAAGCTGTTGAGTATTGTAAGAAATTATTAGATACATTAGGCGAGGAAAAATTTAATAATGAAGTATTAAGAAATATATTAGATGGTATAAAAGATGGAGTAATTGCTATAGATAGTAATGGAAGTATAATTTTGTACAATGAAAGTGCAAAAAACATGCTTAAAGTAGAAAGAAAATGTGCGCTTAATAAATATATTCTAGATATATTTCCAAAAATGGGATGGCTATTAGATTGTCTACATGAGAAAGATGATGTAGAAGATAGAAAGATAAGAAATATAAACAACTTGATTGTTAATACTAGAACAACATTAATAAAAGTAGATGATAGCACTTATGGAGTTTTAGGAATAATACAAGATATAACTAAGCTACAAAATTTAGAAAGAAAAATAAGGTTTGATTTAAATCAAAAAGGTCTATATGCTAGATATACTTTTGATGATTTTTTATTTAAAGATAAATTAACAAAGGAATTTATTGAAGAAGCTAAAAAAATTGGGAAAAGTGATTACACAACGCTACTTTATGGAGAAAGTGGGTCTGGTAAAGAAATTATAGCCCATAGTATACATAATATAAGCAAAAGAAAAGACAGGCCTTTTGTGGCTATAAACTGTGCTACTATAGCAGAAAATTTGCTTGAAAGTGAGCTTTTTGGATATGAAGAAGGTGCATTTACAGGTGCTAGGAAAGGTGGAAAAAGAGGGTTATTTGAACTTGCTCATGGAGGAACTCTTTTTCTTGATGAAATAAACAGTCTCTCATTTAATATTCAGACAAAACTATTAAGAGTAATAGAGGAGCGACAAATAATGAGAATTGGCTCTGACTACATAATACCTTTGGATATTAGAATCATAGCAGCTACCAATGAATCTTTAACAGAAAAAATAGTTATGGGTACATTTAGAGCTGACTTATTCTATAGATTAAGTAGTTTAGAGATAAATATCCCTCCTTTAAGAGATAGAAGAGAAGATATAATACCATTGTTTAATAATTTTGTAAATGAAGTTTTAAAGGATGATGGTTTACATGGAATAAACAGTATA
This region includes:
- a CDS encoding sigma 54-interacting transcriptional regulator, coding for MILLQKKIGIIASDIELKERIEELYREDVENGTIIIDILNLDLMENQGRILVEKGAQAIIGRGGGYSLVIDTVSVPVIPMNMKSTDLLRAIEMAKRYSKKVVLILGDNEVSFDYVGWRNVISTEITEEWFESKYEIRSKVVKYIDQKDEVVIVGGGLACSFARQYGIDSVFATASDESIREAVEYCKKLLDTLGEEKFNNEVLRNILDGIKDGVIAIDSNGSIILYNESAKNMLKVERKCALNKYILDIFPKMGWLLDCLHEKDDVEDRKIRNINNLIVNTRTTLIKVDDSTYGVLGIIQDITKLQNLERKIRFDLNQKGLYARYTFDDFLFKDKLTKEFIEEAKKIGKSDYTTLLYGESGSGKEIIAHSIHNISKRKDRPFVAINCATIAENLLESELFGYEEGAFTGARKGGKRGLFELAHGGTLFLDEINSLSFNIQTKLLRVIEERQIMRIGSDYIIPLDIRIIAATNESLTEKIVMGTFRADLFYRLSSLEINIPPLRDRREDIIPLFNNFVNEVLKDDGLHGINSIDENFALTKDEINALYNYSWPGNVRELKTIAQKYVVTGKIKLRKEQNFKAKEVVPSSSVEEFNVETTASMETTDKVIDISKINDGKVSIDIKEVNKYVEEKIISMLFAQGLSKNEVAQVLGISRTSLWKKYNKNI